In one Nicotiana tomentosiformis chromosome 6, ASM39032v3, whole genome shotgun sequence genomic region, the following are encoded:
- the LOC138894011 gene encoding uncharacterized protein, which translates to MIIGGVDIPQGPMVKRTRISITREKRTRDYIPEGALSFSDEDAKRIIQPYNDALVISVLVNKTRIKCVLIDPCSSSNIIRSKVVEQLDLQDRIVPAVRVLNGFNMACETTKEEITLPVNTARIVREAKFYAIEGDMRYNALLGRPWIHHMRPVPSNLHQVLKFPVPGEIKTIYGEQPAAKEMFAIEEVVPISTLTTLKEPNSGADPEAK; encoded by the coding sequence atgatcatcggtggagttGACATCCCACAAGGGCCAATGGTGAAACGCACCAGAATCTCCATCaccagggagaaacgaactcgagactacatacctGAAGGAGCCTTATCCTTCAGCGACGAGGACGCAAAAAGGATCATACAACCttacaatgatgcactggtaatatctgtactcgtaaataaaactagaatcaaatgtgtgttaattgatccatgtagctcatccaacattattcgatcgaaggtcgtagaacagctcgatCTACAAGACAGGATCGTGCCAGCAGTCcgagtcctaaacgggttcaacatggcatgtgaaaccactaaagaggagataacattaccggtcaATACCGCCAGAATCGTACGAGAGGCCAAGTTTTATGCAAttgaaggggacatgaggtacaacgcccttcttGGAAGACCGTGGATCCACCACATGAGGCCAGTACCCTCAAAtcttcaccaagtgttaaaatttcCAGTCCCAGGAGAGATCAAGACAATCtatggggaacaaccggccgcaaaagagatgtttgcCATCGAAGAAGTGGTTCCGATATCAACGCTCACAACACTAAAGGAACCGAATTCTGGCGCCGACCCAGAGGCTAAATAG
- the LOC138894012 gene encoding uncharacterized protein, which produces MSGYAKMMKDLMSRKFDFQDLATVTLNQTYSAVMTRHIAEKLSNPGSFTISCTIGSYAFAKVLCDLGASINLMPLSIYKRLRIGRARPASMLLQLADRTVKRPSSILDDVLVHVGKFVFPADFVILDCQVDEEIPIILGKPFLDTREL; this is translated from the coding sequence ATGTCCGGTTATGCAAagatgatgaaggacttgatgtctcgaaagttcgactttcaagacttggcaaCTGTGACATTGAATCAGACCTACAGTGCCGTTATGACAAGACATATAGCTGAGAAGCTATCCAacccagggagtttcacaattTCGTGCACCATAGGcagctatgcttttgctaaagtattgtgtgatttgggagcgagcataaacttgatgcccttgtctATCTATAAAAGGTTACGCATTGGAAGAGCAAGGCCTGCATCCATGTTACTACAGCTAGCCGACCGAACAGTGAAGAGGCCATCAAGTATACTTGATGATGTACTTGTGCATGTTGGGAAGTTTGTGTTTccggcagattttgtcattctggactgccaggttgatgaggagattcccataattttgggaaagCCCTTCTTGGACACTAGAGAGCTCTGA